One window from the genome of Nicotiana sylvestris chromosome 9, ASM39365v2, whole genome shotgun sequence encodes:
- the LOC104211973 gene encoding uncharacterized protein produces the protein MKPGEESTKSIHTSNKNGESEVKKVTKPPFRPAKDDTKPLLQDPILRSDPIETEEALLRLPPFPICKPKSQTQ, from the exons ATGAAGCCAGGCGAGGAGTCAACGAAAAGCATCCATACGAGTAACAAGAACGGCGAAAGTGAAGTGAAGAAGGTAACAAAACCCCCTTTCAGACCCGCTAAAGATGACACAAAGCCACTTCTTCAAGATCCA ATACTGAGATCAGATCCGATTGAGACAGAGGAAGCTCTGCTGCGGTTGCCCCCTTTTCCTATTTGTAAACCTAAATCTCAAACCCAATAA